TTGGTGGTACATATGCTACCGGGGATCATGCCGTAGGATGTGCTCAAGAAGACAATCTGtcggatgatgatgacaatggtAATGACAATGTACGTGGTGACAATAGTGGTGGCGATGCAGATGGTGTCAATGCAGGTGGTGACTATGATGGTAGCAATGCAAATGATTTCTTTGGATACCACAGTGATAACAGACTTTTTACAACAAACGATACTGGAACTTCAGCTCGTGGGAAGCACAAATTGGATAGAACTCCAAATAGTAAGCGGAGAAGAAAGAGTAACCAATCCAGTTTTGCTGAAACTTGTAGAGCCATACaagattttctaaaagttaaGTCATCAAGTCCATCTGGTGATGGCTCTGCGAGCTCAGCAACTTCACAACCACCTGTAGACCCTTTCTCCGTATCTACTGTGGTCCAGATTCTAAACAATATGCCCGAAATAGAGCAAGATGTTTACAATAAAGCAGTGGAACGAGCATACGTCAGTCGTGAATGGAGGGAGGCTTTCATTACATGCATACCTGCAAGGAGGATTGgcattcttcaatttctttagtaGATATTTGGAAATATATGATGAATTGCATGGAGTTTCATTAGACTGTATAACGTATATTATCTATTAATCTTTAGTTTATTCAAATATGATTAGTGTTGAGACTCTTGTACTTATATGTAATGGCATATcttattgagattttataacttatgttattgattgttattgggatgtgttttcaaaatctatattgatgttttggtcatttttgtgattgtataggtactatggaagGGGGATCAAATAGTGTGTCTAATGAGCAAGTACAACCAGTTGAACAATTTTTGGGTGATGACATTAACATATTGGTAGCGTGGCTCTGCTTAGCTGCGATGGACACGTCCCTCCATACgagagaacctattagggaCAGTCAATTATCAGGAGGA
The nucleotide sequence above comes from Eucalyptus grandis isolate ANBG69807.140 chromosome 2, ASM1654582v1, whole genome shotgun sequence. Encoded proteins:
- the LOC108955319 gene encoding uncharacterized protein LOC108955319, whose translation is MVQLRNKVNKLKKQYGNFHKLISQSGFGWDNVNKRVVVDDPSIWESHIKDNVEWARFRKNGFPQYLELCIVFGGTYATGDHAVGCAQEDNLSDDDDNGNDNVRGDNSGGDADGVNAGGDYDGSNANDFFGYHSDNRLFTTNDTGTSARGKHKLDRTPNSKRRRKSNQSSFAETCRAIQDFLKVKSSSPSGDGSASSATSQPPVDPFSVSTVVQILNNMPEIEQDVYNKAVERAYVSREWREAFITCIPARRIGILQFL